From one Agathobaculum sp. NTUH-O15-33 genomic stretch:
- a CDS encoding acyltransferase, whose amino-acid sequence MNQEKQSNVELLRIIAMLFVIAYHIISQSNALDVVNSDNFVFCVVFHAGGRMACNIFVMIGAFFLVDLPFRVERITQLYIKTLFACLLVNGFILLTFPHITNTSLYFLQFFPIAGKPYWFIQNYIFLLVLSPFLNQILHNNKNNAYIKGLLFGALVIVALGSIPLLSTYIPFSNDLVWFVFLYCLMGYLKQHPIRILASKYTCLLIALMMYSVMCVSVLIFDHLKTMWLHAWEIRFFFVSTYQSFFSFICALCLFYFFVNIRIPTSKIINVIARHSFGIFILHQVPILYWDGWVWKYFFKIDVQFNTPQFIPYCFFVMFAVVIMGMLIDKILNLFVIKIVGIRPVKCFCAFVNRNVEGMNNGTCE is encoded by the coding sequence ATGAATCAAGAAAAGCAATCTAATGTGGAATTACTACGTATTATTGCAATGCTATTTGTAATTGCATACCATATAATATCTCAAAGTAACGCTTTAGATGTTGTAAATTCCGACAATTTCGTTTTTTGTGTTGTGTTTCACGCGGGTGGCAGAATGGCATGCAATATTTTCGTTATGATTGGAGCGTTTTTTCTTGTAGATTTACCATTCCGTGTGGAACGAATTACACAGCTTTACATAAAAACTTTGTTTGCATGTTTGCTGGTAAATGGATTTATATTACTGACTTTCCCACATATCACGAATACGAGTTTATATTTCCTCCAATTTTTTCCTATAGCTGGGAAGCCATATTGGTTTATTCAAAACTATATTTTTCTTCTGGTGCTTTCCCCATTTTTAAATCAAATTCTGCATAATAATAAAAATAACGCGTATATAAAAGGCTTACTATTTGGGGCTTTGGTAATTGTAGCATTGGGGTCCATTCCACTATTAAGCACATATATACCATTCTCAAATGATCTTGTGTGGTTTGTTTTTCTTTATTGCCTGATGGGATATTTAAAACAACATCCCATTCGGATACTTGCATCGAAGTATACCTGCTTGCTGATTGCGCTGATGATGTATAGTGTCATGTGCGTTTCGGTATTAATATTTGATCATCTTAAGACCATGTGGCTGCATGCTTGGGAAATTCGTTTTTTCTTTGTCTCAACTTATCAATCGTTCTTTTCATTTATCTGTGCGCTATGCCTGTTTTACTTTTTTGTGAATATTCGGATACCGACCTCTAAAATTATTAATGTAATAGCAAGACACTCGTTTGGTATTTTTATATTGCACCAAGTTCCTATCTTATACTGGGATGGTTGGGTTTGGAAGTATTTTTTTAAAATCGATGTACAATTCAACACTCCGCAATTCATTCCCTATTGTTTTTTTGTAATGTTCGCTGTAGTCATAATGGGGATGCTAATAGATAAAATCCTAAATTTATTTGTTATAAAAATAGTAGGGATAAGGCCTGTAAAATGCTTTTGTGCATTTGTTAATCGGAATGTTGAGGGTATGAACAATGGAACGTGTGAGTAA
- a CDS encoding WavE lipopolysaccharide synthesis family protein: MERVSKGHSLALMDSLVTIVVQGTIDSKKTNLCIHKLRILLPKAEVVLSIWKGNRLYSFNYDKLLMTDDPGCSTSDDIANTYNNINRQIVSTQAGLEKATRPYCLKIRTDILLENVDFLKEFGRYDEMAPPLHVKNRILICNYYTRNPRVYPLPFHPSDWVLFGRTEDLKRYFSAPCESTEEIRWFTTHPREQTGFYTNLLSRYVPEQYLCLNFLRQFEPVHCDCFYDATEENIRQTERMLAGDFVVLDYQKQFGIRFTKYRPNRYLEKSSLVSHRYWKQLFQEYCLHKTELRPFRLFLCFLARIGFALRRVLLHLLHCLHIKEKVKRLLSRK; encoded by the coding sequence ATGGAACGTGTGAGTAAAGGTCATTCTCTCGCTTTGATGGATTCATTAGTCACAATAGTTGTGCAAGGAACGATTGACTCAAAAAAAACCAATTTATGTATACATAAGCTGAGGATTCTGTTGCCGAAAGCAGAGGTTGTTCTGTCAATCTGGAAAGGGAATAGGCTTTATTCATTTAACTATGACAAACTCCTGATGACAGATGATCCGGGATGCAGTACTTCCGACGATATTGCTAATACCTACAATAATATTAACCGCCAAATCGTCAGCACGCAGGCGGGGCTTGAAAAGGCGACGCGTCCGTATTGTTTAAAGATCCGAACCGATATACTCCTTGAAAATGTGGACTTTTTAAAGGAGTTTGGCCGCTATGATGAAATGGCTCCACCATTGCATGTTAAAAACCGTATTTTGATCTGCAACTACTATACACGGAACCCACGCGTTTATCCGTTGCCTTTTCATCCATCGGATTGGGTGCTATTCGGCCGAACAGAGGATCTCAAACGATATTTTTCCGCGCCTTGTGAATCGACTGAAGAAATCCGGTGGTTTACCACACACCCTAGGGAGCAGACTGGATTTTACACGAATCTGCTTTCTCGTTACGTTCCGGAGCAATATCTGTGTTTGAACTTCCTACGTCAATTTGAGCCAGTACATTGCGATTGCTTTTATGATGCTACAGAGGAAAACATTAGACAGACAGAACGTATGTTGGCTGGGGATTTTGTTGTACTCGATTATCAAAAGCAATTTGGTATTCGGTTTACCAAGTACCGGCCAAACCGTTATTTAGAAAAATCGAGTCTCGTATCCCACCGATATTGGAAACAGCTCTTTCAGGAGTACTGCCTGCATAAAACCGAGCTCCGGCCCTTTCGACTGTTTCTATGCTTCTTGGCCAGAATCGGTTTTGCGTTACGTCGTGTACTGCTTCACCTGCTCCATTGCCTACATATTAAGGAAAAAGTAAAACGACTATTGAGCCGCAAATGA
- a CDS encoding HAD family hydrolase, with the protein MIRNIVFDVGQVLLRFEPLKWLHTLFEPERAEALYSIIFAGPEWPMLDSGALTDEEALVRFTAAHPELASDIALAFGRWPECLSLIEETAALVPALRARGYHTYVLSNFSPRFWLIAPQYPVFELMDGMFISSNEHLAKPDPQIYARLCEKFDLVPEECFFIDDMPENVKAAKECGMEAIVFQNGSELPAALQANRILI; encoded by the coding sequence ATGATCCGCAATATCGTATTTGATGTAGGGCAGGTTTTGCTGCGTTTCGAGCCCCTCAAATGGCTGCATACGCTGTTTGAACCGGAGCGCGCGGAAGCACTTTATTCAATCATTTTTGCCGGTCCCGAATGGCCGATGCTGGATTCGGGCGCGCTTACGGACGAAGAAGCACTTGTCCGCTTCACCGCGGCGCATCCCGAACTTGCCAGCGATATTGCTCTTGCCTTTGGCCGCTGGCCCGAATGCCTGTCCCTGATCGAGGAGACCGCCGCCCTTGTCCCCGCGCTCCGCGCGCGCGGCTATCATACCTATGTGCTCAGTAATTTCAGCCCTCGCTTCTGGCTGATCGCCCCGCAATATCCCGTGTTTGAGCTGATGGATGGCATGTTTATCTCGTCCAACGAGCATCTAGCCAAACCCGACCCCCAAATCTACGCACGGCTCTGCGAAAAGTTTGATTTAGTTCCCGAGGAATGCTTCTTTATCGACGACATGCCGGAAAACGTGAAGGCGGCGAAGGAGTGCGGGATGGAGGCAATCGTGTTTCAGAACGGATCCGAGCTTCCTGCGGCATTACAAGCAAATCGAATATTGATATAA
- a CDS encoding undecaprenyl-phosphate glucose phosphotransferase: MVKENQTLLNRLNGVTDGLMLILSMMLAYFIRFYFFHGEPGHLGLSFYVCAILIALPLFLLLYGLFGLYESFRSKNFISEFSLLLRANFLGAGVLMAAFFILNKMHPSRWVLIVFFVISTISVTAKRWLMRRMLRFYRKKGYNLKHVLLVGSGELAQGYLDALAQNRDLGFEVNGYIARHDKLSGLPYRGGYEALPSTLTRLKPDEVVVALEADDYPYLAKIIASCEKDGVKVSLIPFYTKFMPAHPVIDEIGGVSLVNLRHIPLDNIGNAFLKRTVDIVGSLVLIVLTSPLMLISAIGVKLTSPGPIIFKQERVGRGKEPFQMYKFRSMRVNAKQTTGWSRDVDPRKTKFGAFLRKFSIDELPQFFNVLKGDMSLIGPRPELPYFVNQFKESVPLYMVKHQVRPGITGWAQVNGYRGDTSIQARIEHDIYYIENWSLLFDVKILLMTLSRVVNSEKL, encoded by the coding sequence TTGGTTAAAGAAAATCAAACGCTGCTTAACCGCTTAAACGGCGTTACTGACGGCTTAATGCTCATTTTGTCCATGATGCTCGCTTACTTTATCCGTTTCTATTTTTTCCATGGCGAGCCGGGACATCTGGGGCTATCCTTTTATGTTTGCGCCATTTTGATAGCTCTGCCACTATTTTTGCTGTTATATGGCTTGTTCGGCCTTTATGAATCATTCCGCTCCAAAAACTTTATTTCAGAGTTCAGTCTGCTGCTGCGCGCGAACTTTCTTGGCGCGGGCGTGCTGATGGCCGCCTTCTTTATTTTAAATAAAATGCATCCTTCCCGTTGGGTGCTGATCGTGTTCTTTGTCATCAGCACGATTTCGGTCACCGCTAAGCGCTGGCTCATGCGCCGCATGCTGCGGTTTTACCGAAAAAAGGGGTATAACTTAAAGCATGTATTGCTGGTCGGTTCGGGCGAACTGGCGCAGGGGTATCTGGACGCACTCGCGCAGAACCGCGATCTAGGCTTTGAAGTAAACGGTTATATTGCCCGGCACGACAAGCTTTCCGGTCTCCCTTACCGCGGGGGATACGAAGCCCTCCCTTCCACTCTGACCCGCCTGAAGCCGGACGAAGTCGTTGTTGCGCTCGAGGCCGACGACTATCCTTATTTGGCAAAAATCATCGCTTCGTGCGAAAAAGACGGCGTCAAGGTGTCTCTAATCCCATTTTACACGAAATTTATGCCCGCGCATCCGGTGATCGACGAGATCGGCGGCGTTTCGCTCGTCAACCTGCGCCACATTCCGCTTGATAATATCGGCAATGCGTTTTTGAAGCGTACGGTCGATATCGTTGGTTCACTGGTCCTCATCGTTTTAACGTCGCCGCTTATGCTGATCTCTGCAATCGGCGTCAAGCTGACCTCGCCCGGGCCGATTATTTTTAAGCAGGAACGCGTGGGCCGCGGCAAAGAACCGTTTCAAATGTATAAGTTTCGTTCCATGCGTGTCAACGCGAAGCAGACGACCGGCTGGAGCCGTGATGTTGATCCCCGCAAGACCAAGTTCGGCGCTTTTCTGCGCAAATTTTCCATTGACGAGTTACCGCAGTTTTTCAACGTGCTAAAAGGCGATATGAGCCTCATCGGTCCACGGCCCGAGCTGCCCTATTTCGTCAATCAGTTTAAAGAAAGCGTGCCGCTTTATATGGTCAAGCATCAGGTACGCCCCGGTATTACCGGCTGGGCACAGGTGAACGGCTACCGCGGCGACACTTCGATCCAAGCGCGCATTGAGCATGATATTTATTACATCGAAAATTGGTCGTTGCTGTTTGATGTAAAGATCCTGCTTATGACACTGTCTCGTGTGGTCAATTCAGAAAAATTGTAA
- a CDS encoding glycosyltransferase — MKKKVLYTASTFGHLATFHQPYMRWFAEQGYEVHAAAGGEKKTLAGVSRLIELPFEKKMTAPANFRAAGMLARLMREEGYALVSTHTALAAFFTRLALRRAGKSDTVMMNTSHGYLFDAETAGAKRWLLLGAERLCAPVTDYVLTMNRQDERIARQYHLGKAIVQTPGMGVDFSRFAPANAEQRSAARKAFGFSAEQVILVYPAEFSGRKNQRMLIEALPSLPENVGLLLPGRGELLEACVSLAAELGVSGRVVCPGFMSDVEMCYHAADLAVSASRIEGLPFNLMEAMHCALPVVASRIKGHEDLVIDGENGRLFPYNNKEAFVQAVCSLLSVQQRAAMGQAARRSVECYGLPTVYPKLIEIYGSALAGHSSQ; from the coding sequence GTGAAAAAAAAAGTATTGTATACGGCTTCCACTTTTGGACATTTAGCCACCTTCCACCAGCCCTATATGCGCTGGTTTGCTGAGCAGGGCTATGAGGTTCACGCTGCGGCGGGGGGCGAAAAAAAAACGCTGGCTGGCGTCAGTCGATTGATCGAGCTGCCGTTTGAAAAAAAGATGACCGCACCCGCTAATTTTCGCGCTGCCGGTATGTTGGCGCGATTGATGCGAGAAGAGGGGTATGCACTGGTCAGCACACACACCGCTCTTGCCGCGTTTTTTACCCGCTTGGCATTGCGCCGCGCGGGCAAGAGCGATACCGTAATGATGAATACCTCGCACGGCTATCTGTTCGACGCGGAGACAGCTGGCGCGAAGCGCTGGCTGCTTTTGGGCGCTGAGCGGCTGTGCGCGCCTGTGACCGACTATGTGCTGACCATGAACCGGCAGGATGAAAGGATCGCAAGGCAATACCATTTAGGCAAAGCGATCGTGCAAACACCCGGCATGGGCGTGGATTTTTCCCGATTCGCGCCAGCGAACGCAGAACAGCGTAGCGCGGCTCGCAAGGCGTTCGGTTTTTCCGCGGAACAAGTGATATTGGTATATCCCGCTGAGTTTTCCGGGCGAAAAAATCAACGGATGCTGATCGAGGCGCTGCCTTCCTTGCCGGAGAACGTCGGTTTGCTGCTGCCGGGCCGGGGGGAACTGCTGGAAGCCTGCGTTTCGCTTGCCGCAGAACTGGGCGTGAGCGGGCGGGTTGTATGTCCGGGGTTTATGTCCGATGTGGAAATGTGCTATCACGCTGCCGATCTCGCTGTTTCCGCAAGCAGAATAGAAGGGCTGCCCTTTAATCTTATGGAAGCGATGCACTGTGCCCTGCCGGTTGTGGCAAGTCGGATCAAGGGGCACGAGGACTTGGTCATAGACGGTGAAAACGGTCGGCTCTTTCCTTATAATAATAAGGAAGCATTTGTGCAGGCGGTTTGTTCTTTGCTCAGTGTGCAGCAACGCGCGGCGATGGGACAAGCCGCAAGGCGTTCGGTAGAATGTTATGGTTTGCCTACGGTTTACCCCAAGTTGATCGAAATATACGGCAGCGCGCTTGCGGGGCATTCTTCACAGTAG
- a CDS encoding O-antigen ligase family protein, producing MLCVLMAALLFFVTAFTQNGSYLTEKVVGFVSLAVTLCMVAFADKKRIKRLFTPVGFAVFAYVLLCGISTLYARSGKFAIAEFSCVLAAFGFYIGITLYAKESAVSFRRVAAILAAACAPVGILSIDAASSNLLMRPFRALMTVMNAGYGDTGASFYARLHTIFGNPNIYGGLMAMACLLSLYLALTADTNRQRVLCGILLTVNTVSYLLAFSMGSLGVFALACVLMLVLCPKESRMSLFLLLVQTAVVALAAGMVAARGFSDTVSGSLLPLIVLIAGCVVFCLLEVFVRARVTEAFQGKGKLMLILAAVLVVAAAAYLVAGLNVTGAYTFRETSDFTRTADLGAGEYTLAVEASAPVNVRVAYKNMNNLIQNTDTELATGTSDAPVAFTVPENSELVFVTFSGGTPGVTIETAAYSGAASGDLEAGLQAAARLHRRPYSGPFSEW from the coding sequence GTGCTCTGCGTACTGATGGCGGCGTTGCTGTTTTTCGTCACCGCCTTCACGCAGAATGGCAGCTACTTGACGGAAAAGGTGGTGGGCTTCGTCAGTCTGGCGGTCACCCTATGTATGGTAGCCTTTGCGGATAAAAAGCGCATCAAGCGGCTGTTCACACCGGTCGGCTTCGCGGTATTTGCCTATGTGCTGCTTTGCGGTATTTCTACCTTATATGCACGCTCCGGTAAATTCGCAATCGCGGAGTTTTCCTGCGTACTGGCGGCATTTGGGTTCTATATCGGCATCACCCTGTATGCGAAGGAATCCGCTGTTTCTTTCCGGCGTGTCGCGGCAATTTTGGCAGCGGCTTGCGCTCCGGTCGGTATCCTGTCGATCGACGCGGCGTCTTCCAACCTTTTGATGCGGCCGTTTCGTGCACTGATGACCGTGATGAACGCCGGCTATGGCGACACAGGCGCGTCCTTCTATGCGCGTCTGCATACCATCTTCGGCAACCCGAACATTTACGGCGGCCTGATGGCGATGGCCTGCCTGCTGTCGCTCTATCTCGCCTTGACGGCGGATACAAACCGGCAGCGTGTGCTTTGCGGCATTTTGTTGACGGTCAATACGGTTTCTTATTTGCTGGCGTTTTCAATGGGTTCGCTCGGTGTGTTTGCACTGGCCTGCGTGTTGATGCTTGTGCTCTGCCCCAAGGAGAGCCGCATGTCTTTGTTTCTGCTGCTGGTGCAAACCGCGGTAGTGGCGCTGGCTGCCGGCATGGTGGCGGCGCGCGGCTTTAGCGACACCGTGTCCGGATCGTTGCTGCCGCTGATCGTTTTGATCGCGGGCTGCGTTGTTTTCTGTCTGCTGGAGGTATTTGTTCGCGCCCGCGTAACGGAGGCGTTTCAGGGCAAGGGCAAGCTGATGCTGATCTTGGCGGCTGTGCTGGTCGTGGCCGCAGCGGCTTATCTGGTTGCGGGCCTTAATGTGACCGGCGCCTACACCTTCCGTGAAACCTCTGATTTCACCCGTACCGCTGACCTCGGGGCGGGTGAATACACGCTTGCCGTCGAGGCTTCTGCGCCTGTAAACGTACGCGTGGCCTATAAGAACATGAACAATTTGATTCAGAATACCGATACGGAACTTGCGACCGGGACCTCCGACGCGCCGGTGGCGTTCACCGTACCGGAGAACAGCGAATTGGTATTTGTCACCTTTTCGGGCGGCACGCCGGGAGTTACGATTGAAACCGCAGCATACAGCGGCGCGGCGAGCGGCGACCTGGAAGCTGGGCTACAAGCTGCTGCCCGCCTTCATCGCCGACCGTATTCAGGACCTTTCAGCGAATGGTAA
- a CDS encoding O-antigen ligase family protein: MKPQHTAARRAATWKLGYKLLPAFIADRIQDLSANGNVVQRGVYRQDALRLFATSPIIGRGLGGFENGVVSVQDYYYETKHAHNHYVEVLCNLGVLGLLAYLAVLGTAIWSFVKSRKAKPLIVMLLAACVLQMFGQATTDVIWSVGGCLPMFFSVLALVTLYCGDSLRLKVPEKDKGTAVRAPLIAGASIFIILLGLNLFAQISMYGENLTLDTLKNCAAIDFFEANDYKLSYLLSGGNEEGVADKYAADLQKAESNSIAVPLAQYYARTGQYDAALDTLDKGAAYVRADATVWQNVFTIYEAMIDPVGQMGAISLLQDKAQYIDRMKATYDKLRALNEEQLDNLMLTAKNNTFLGKLLAVSAIEPYEMKSALSIFSNMVIDTAYTADCDVDGTPDSAQTVEGAVAWNSDGSFTAQADSVVRLTYTIKSDGDYRLTVQSGDLSGVTEVYVGETLVALDSAGNSIALNNEIESDTENTITMRVKQGTTVDRILYTRNSENA, from the coding sequence TTGAAACCGCAGCATACAGCGGCGCGGCGAGCGGCGACCTGGAAGCTGGGCTACAAGCTGCTGCCCGCCTTCATCGCCGACCGTATTCAGGACCTTTCAGCGAATGGTAACGTTGTGCAGCGCGGTGTTTACCGACAGGATGCGCTTCGCCTGTTCGCGACCTCGCCGATTATTGGCCGTGGTCTGGGCGGCTTTGAAAATGGCGTCGTTTCCGTGCAGGACTACTATTATGAGACTAAGCACGCGCATAACCACTATGTTGAGGTGCTTTGTAATCTAGGTGTTTTGGGCCTGCTCGCTTATCTGGCGGTTCTCGGTACGGCGATTTGGAGTTTTGTGAAAAGCCGTAAAGCAAAGCCGTTGATCGTGATGCTGCTTGCGGCGTGTGTGCTACAGATGTTTGGTCAGGCGACGACGGACGTCATCTGGTCGGTCGGCGGTTGTTTGCCGATGTTCTTCTCCGTGCTGGCGCTTGTTACGCTGTACTGCGGCGACAGCCTGCGTTTAAAGGTACCGGAAAAGGATAAGGGAACGGCGGTCCGCGCGCCGCTGATCGCGGGCGCGAGTATCTTTATTATATTGCTTGGCCTGAATCTGTTTGCGCAGATCTCGATGTACGGTGAAAATCTGACGCTGGACACACTCAAGAATTGCGCGGCGATCGACTTCTTTGAAGCGAACGACTATAAGCTTTCCTATCTGCTCTCGGGCGGTAATGAAGAAGGCGTGGCGGATAAATATGCCGCTGATCTGCAAAAGGCAGAGTCAAACTCTATTGCAGTTCCGCTTGCCCAATACTATGCGCGCACAGGCCAATATGACGCGGCGCTGGATACGTTGGATAAAGGCGCGGCTTATGTCAGAGCCGATGCGACGGTTTGGCAAAACGTATTTACAATTTATGAAGCCATGATCGATCCGGTAGGGCAGATGGGGGCGATTTCGCTACTGCAGGATAAAGCTCAATATATTGACCGTATGAAAGCCACCTATGATAAGCTACGTGCATTAAATGAAGAGCAACTCGATAATTTGATGCTCACAGCAAAGAACAATACTTTTTTAGGAAAGCTTCTTGCAGTTTCCGCGATCGAACCATATGAAATGAAGTCTGCGCTGAGTATTTTTTCCAATATGGTCATTGACACAGCGTATACGGCCGATTGCGATGTGGACGGCACGCCCGACAGTGCGCAGACAGTGGAGGGAGCGGTCGCGTGGAATAGCGACGGTTCGTTTACTGCGCAGGCTGACAGTGTGGTGCGGCTGACGTATACGATCAAAAGCGACGGCGATTACCGTCTGACGGTGCAGTCTGGTGATCTGTCTGGCGTAACGGAAGTGTATGTTGGCGAAACGCTGGTCGCGCTGGATTCAGCCGGTAACAGTATTGCACTTAATAATGAGATTGAGAGCGATACGGAAAATACAATTACGATGCGTGTTAAGCAGGGGACGACCGTAGATCGGATCCTGTATACACGAAACAGCGAGAACGCATAA